The proteins below come from a single Tachysurus fulvidraco isolate hzauxx_2018 chromosome 13, HZAU_PFXX_2.0, whole genome shotgun sequence genomic window:
- the ppp1r15b gene encoding protein phosphatase 1 regulatory subunit 15B, with protein MESVFGKAREGSAMQRFSHSGKALLPLTRQILIVLWENVRLMLHVICCSLMAVFQMFRFEVHLRITDDTGEHIQHMTNARGDTEGLLLSSLFKSPLSRFNKDPFNLNTHSRSVLSSLVKDDLCCSLVDDLVSHATECLNDNEDVCAGEQFAWKHRFDWKGLESRVDEECIQSVHGKDVHEQSDSCTGLECNLSRLTLKSQSSDSEFSWGSSDSSSIDRENCDGLWDLLRCSNDPYHPLHFTACISSAVTNKQRTQAGSSQQRNEFPSMASSVSCCSDSSEQGNMEIVNSEDEEEALWKSLCRNDDPYHPLNFRALLNSAHTFKYSHEKSPKTSRDQRNTRCPKAFFMQRQIISHQCPQLCVEKPAKVPWKKPLNKTVDAKITKKISTLKRVKFSPIVQIHKMRAWSFALQACRKGPWEEHARDRDRFQRRIWETEQAIGYCFMQSHRDKFLSYRQSTK; from the exons ATGGAAAGCGTTTTTGGAAAGGCGAGAGAGGGAAGCGCAATGCAGCGCTTCAGCCACAGCGGCAAGGCGCTTTTACCGTTGACCAGACAAATCCTGATAGTACTGTGGGAAAACGTTCGCTTAATGCTTCACGTCATCTGTTGCAGCCTTATGGCAG TTTTCCAGATGTTCAGATTTGAAGTTCACCTGCGCATCACAGATGACACAGGAGAACATATTCAGCACATGACGAATGCTCGTGGTGATACTGAAGGTTTACTACTGTCATCACTGTTTAAAAGTCCTCTGTCAAGGTTTAACAAGGATCCTTTTAACCTAAACACACATTCCAGGTCTGTTCTCTCCAGTCTTGTTAAAGATGATCTCTGCTGCTCACTGGTGGACGATTTAGTATCTCACGCAACTGAGTGTCTCAATGATAATGAAGATGTGTGTGCAGGCGAGCAGTTTGCCTGGAAGCACAGATTTGACTGGAAAGGCCTAGAGAGTAGAGTAGATGAAGAATGTATACAAAGTGTTCATGGGAAGGATGTTCATGAACAGAGTGATTCTTGTACTGGACTGGAATGTAATTTATCAAGGTTAACGCTGAAAAGTCAAAGTTCAGATAGCGAGTTCAGCTGGGGCAGCTCAGACAGTTCCTCCATAGATCGAGAGAACTGTGATGGGCTCTGGGATCTTCTTAGGTGTTCAAATGATCCCTACCACCCACTGCACTTCACAGCGTGTATATCCAGTGCAGTTACTAATAAACAGAGAACACAAGCTGGATCAAGTCAGCAAAGAAATGAGTTCCCATCAATGGCATCTAGTGTGTCATGTTGCTCAGATTCTAGTGAACAAGGAAACATGGAGATTGTCAACTCAGAAGACGAAGAGGAGGCATTGTGGAAGTCTCTGTGTCGGAATGATGACCCTTACCACCCACTGAATTTTAGAGCTCTTCTTAACAGTGcacatacatttaaatactcCCATGAGAAAAGCCCTAAAACATCCAGAGACCAAAGAAACACTAGATGTCCTAAGGCATTTTTTATGCAAAGGCAAATTATCAGTCACCAGTGTCCTCAGTTGTGTGTGGAAAAGCCAGCAAAAGTTCCCTGGAAAAAGCCCCTAAATAAGACTGTTGATGCCAAGATAACAAAGAAAATTTCTACTTTGAAAAgg GTGAAATTCTCTCCAATTGTTCAAATACACAAGATGAGAGCCTGGTCATTTGCTCTTCAAGCATGCCGTAAGGGGCCATGGGAGGAGCATGCTCGGGATAGGGACCGTTTCCAGAGGAGAATTTGGGAAACAGAGCAGGCCATAGGATATTGTTTCATGCAATCACACAGAGATAAGTTTTTGAGCTATCGCCAAAGCACCAAATAA